From Bombus huntii isolate Logan2020A unplaced genomic scaffold, iyBomHunt1.1 ctg00000064.1, whole genome shotgun sequence, a single genomic window includes:
- the LOC126876093 gene encoding unconventional myosin-XVIIIa-like, which translates to MSKKSEDTSSVSPMATGVDPSIRAILDAMQKQNEIKLRKLLKETIKAATSRSYQGAHDPKLNNKIKGFVTEKLERFHDNKSIACAECSVSMCTKNASNVTITFRTPQAPRKHNQDQTRSSSKVKLRELITANDQKLNYDPEHQLADLQVECSDKDRTTQEFEKHIEDMKEEEELGDIIKLHDEEKYKLIQHWCSVECQTVIKGYIDGKVHKESSETESIKNAAINEVEQEIINKDPQIDDQCKKKKKKDEKFQEEQAENTTEIGDHSRYAVSAQQHEDDLKQLVGFKKQLEKKLADAYEEVEEQRQVVGQWKRRVQSLNGEMHDLRLLLEEQTARNNLLEKKQRKFDSETQNLMNDLRQEKAQRKRLAREKEIAIAE; encoded by the exons ATGAGCAAAAAATCAGAAGACACATCTTCTGTTAGCCCTATGGCTACTGGTGTGGATCCAAGTATTCGGGCCATACTAGACGCTATGCAGAAGCAGAACGAAATCAAGTTAAGAAAACTGTTAAAGGAGACTATTAAAGCAGCGACTAGTCGGAGTTATCAGG GGGCGCATGatccaaaattaaataataaaataaaaggttTTGTTACTGAAAAGTTAGAGAGATTTCATGACAACAAAAGCATTGCCTGTGCAGAGTGCAGTGTATCAATGTGCACTAAAAATGCAAGCAACGTGACGATTACTTTTAGAACACCACAAGCACCACGAAAACACAATCAAGACCAAACAAGATCAAGTTCAAAAGTGAAGTTACGTGAGCTTATTACtgctaacgaccaaaaattgaattacgatcccgAGCATCAACTCGCTGATCTTCAAGTAGAATGTTCCGACAAAGACAGGACGACACAAGAGTTCGAGAAGCACATAGAGGACATGAAGgaggaa GAAGAATTAGgtgatataataaaacttcatgatgaagaaaaatataaactgatACAGCATTGGTGTTCTGTAGAATGTCAAACTGTCATAAAGGGTTACATTGATGGAAAAGtgca TAAGGAAAGTAGTGAGACAGAGAGCATAAAGAACGCTGCGATTAATGAAGTAgaacaagaaataataaataaggacCCACAAATTGATGatcaatgtaaaaaaaaaaaaaaaaaagatgagaaatttcaagaagagcAAGCAGAGAATACAACTGAGATTGGAGATCATTCAAGATATGCAG tgaGTGCCCAGCAACATGAGGATGATCTTAAGCAACTGGTTGGATTTAAGAAGCAATTGGAGAAGAAATTAGCTGATGCTTACGAAGAGGTCGAGGAACAACGTCAGGTTGTTGGACAATGGAAACGACGCGTGCAAAGTCTGAATGGCGAGATGCACGACTTGAGACTACTGTTGGAAGAACAAACAGCTAGGAATAATCTTCTGGAAAAGAAACAGCGCAAATTTGATTCAGAAACTCAGAATCTAATGAACGATCTGCGGCAAGAGAAAGCGCAACGTAAAAGATTAgctagagaaaaagaaatcgcgATCGCGGAGTAG